The following nucleotide sequence is from Austwickia chelonae.
CCCGGGGTTCACCGCGACCAGCTCCCCGATCAGGCGGCGTCCCAGGACGGTGTCGATCTCGACCTGCGCGCCGACTTCAGCATCGGTCAACAGGTAGCCCTTCGACCAGGAGCGGAAAGGGACGGCTCGGGTGTCTTCGGGGAGTTTCCCGGTGCGTTGCTCAGGTTCCAGGACGACCTGGTGGATCTGTACCCAGTCGCCGGCGCGTGCCTTCATCGGCTCCTCCTCGGTCTTCGTCGTCCAGGTGCTTTTCTCACGCTAGCGCTGGGAGCGCTCTGGTAGGTGCCGATTCGGGGGAGAGCTGTCGGGTCGGGGACCGGGTTCGTCCTGAGAAGCAGGGGAAGCCGGTTCAGTGGATGTTCGGCGGATGATCAGAGGCTGTGCGGGATATGTGCAGTAAATGTCCAGGAAATATCCGGTTCTGACGACGATCATGGGGGGATGCCACCGGAATCGCAGAAATCGCCCACCGACCTCGACGTCCCGGAGGGCGCAGGCGGGGGGCGGCACGCACGTCGGTGGGTGGATGCGCGGCGGTTGGTGGCCCGGATGTCGAGGCTGACCTCGCTGAGTGGCGAGTGGGTTCTCTTCTTGTTGATGCTCGCTGCGGGTCTGATGGTGATGGTGGCGGCCACTTGGGCGGCCGGGGAGATCTATGAGTCGGTGCACGACCGTAGTGGGCTGTACGCGCTGGACAAGCCGGTGCTGGACCAGATGGTGCTGTGGCGTCAACCGTGGCTGGACTCGGTGGTGACGGTGTTCACCACGCTCGGGGGCACGGTGGTCCTTCCGATCGTCACATCGGCGGTGGTGCTTTTTCTGGCGTGGCGGTGGCGTTCGTGGCTGCCGGTGGCGTTGACGATCTTCGCGGCCTCGGGGTCGGTGGCGATGACGGTGATCGGTAAGCAGGCTGTGGGACGGGTCCGTCCGTCGCACGAGTTCGCGGTGCCGCCTTTCGAGGTGTCGCCGTCTTTCCCGAGTGGGCATTCGTTGAATGCGGTCGTGGTCGTGGGCGTTCTGGTGTACCTGCTGATGGTGCGGGAGCGCCGTCTGGCTCGTCGTCGGACGTTGCTGCTTTTTCTTGCGGTCTATTCGGTGTGTATGGGGTTGTCGCGGGTGTATCTGGGGCATCACTGGTTGACGGATGTGCTGACCGGCTGGCTGTTGGGCGGGGCCTGGTTGGTGTTCGTGGTGATGACGCATCGGTTCGTCGCGACTTTGGAGCGGGCTCGCCGTCGTCGGGAGGCGCACGGGGTGGTGGATTCCCCGGCGTGACGTCCGGTGTCTTTCCCCGACGTGGCTGTGAGCCGGGTACGCGGACGGGTCGGACGGTGTGTTCCGTCCGACCCGTCCGATGTGCTGGCCTGTGGTTAGGCGGTTTTCTTGGCGAGGAAGCGCTGAAGGTGGGTGTCGAGGCTGTAGCGGCCCGGGCCGACGGCGGCGATGACGAGTGCAGCGAGGCCGAGCGCGGCGACGAGTTCCCATCCGCCTTGCTGGGCGAAGATCGTGGTGCCACGGTGGGCGAACCAGAAGGCGCCGGCGAGGATCAGGGCGATGCTGCCGCCGGCGAGGGTGGTGAGCAGCCCGAGGACGAGGAGGATCCCGCCGATGAGTTCGACGCCTCCGGTGATCGCGGCGGAGACTGCGGGGAGTGGGACGCCGAGTTTGGTGAATCCTGCGGTGGTGGGTCCGAGGCCATTGGTGACCAGCTTCTGCCAGCCGTGGGCGATCATGATGACGCCGAGGAGGACTCGGGCGATGAGCAGGATGAGATGTTGTGCGCTGGCCGGAAGGGCGGTCGGTCCGGGGCCGGCGGGGGTGTTCTCGGGCATGGAGGGATTCCTTCGTCACGATTATTGAATGATCAATCACTTAACTATGTGACACATCTCCTTGTTCCCGGATGATCCGACACTCCGGATATATCGTTCACGCGCGGGGTAGGGGCATACGGCCTCCGCCCGGCTGAGAAGTGGACGGTCGTCACTCGACGACGATCAGCCGAGCTCTGCGGGCAGAGGCGCAGAATGCACCACCACCAGCTGTGA
It contains:
- a CDS encoding phosphatase PAP2 family protein, translating into MPPESQKSPTDLDVPEGAGGGRHARRWVDARRLVARMSRLTSLSGEWVLFLLMLAAGLMVMVAATWAAGEIYESVHDRSGLYALDKPVLDQMVLWRQPWLDSVVTVFTTLGGTVVLPIVTSAVVLFLAWRWRSWLPVALTIFAASGSVAMTVIGKQAVGRVRPSHEFAVPPFEVSPSFPSGHSLNAVVVVGVLVYLLMVRERRLARRRTLLLFLAVYSVCMGLSRVYLGHHWLTDVLTGWLLGGAWLVFVVMTHRFVATLERARRRREAHGVVDSPA
- a CDS encoding DoxX family protein; this translates as MPENTPAGPGPTALPASAQHLILLIARVLLGVIMIAHGWQKLVTNGLGPTTAGFTKLGVPLPAVSAAITGGVELIGGILLVLGLLTTLAGGSIALILAGAFWFAHRGTTIFAQQGGWELVAALGLAALVIAAVGPGRYSLDTHLQRFLAKKTA
- the ortA gene encoding 2-amino-4-oxopentanoate thiolase subunit OrtA — its product is MKARAGDWVQIHQVVLEPEQRTGKLPEDTRAVPFRSWSKGYLLTDAEVGAQVEIDTVLGRRLIGELVAVNPGYDHGFGSTYLPELQQVGAQARCLLAATASDEEAR